From the Balearica regulorum gibbericeps isolate bBalReg1 chromosome 11, bBalReg1.pri, whole genome shotgun sequence genome, the window AGTTGTATGTTGTAGGAAGTGATGTAGCAGGAACAACCCGCAGTTAACATGTTGGAAGCAGAGGTCACTTTCCCTGGCTGACAGCCAGGCTCTTTTTATAAAGAATCCTGATGCTGAGTTCATGCCAGCATCAACCAAAGGACCTTCCTGGGGAATCAGGACTTGGATTCCAGTTTCTTCTGGATCCCTTGTGATCTGTGGAGACATGATAGAGAATAAAGTGGAGCAGTTTTGCCAGGAAACACTGCTCCTCCTCATGCTCCTTGGCCGCACTCTCGCTCAGGAACACCACACTCAAAGCCATCtgcactggggaggggaagaggcaggCTGCAGTTCTCATTCAGCATGACAGCTTTTAGAATCCCCTTTGATGCAGTAACAAATTTGAGCAAACTTTAGAGCAGTCAGGCAAACAGCAGCATTATAGTTGTGGTGCTCCCCAGCCACTTCCAGCCAAGGATGCCCTGGAAGACCCTGATCACCTTCATCTCCCATTTGTGTCATACAGAGTCCCACACTTTGGCATACACCCCAAAGCCTTGCATTGCAGTGCTGGTAGATGAGGTGGACTGTCTCATCTTCCACCCCACAGAAGTGGTAGACCAGCTCACCCAGCCAGTCACTGTCATACCCTGGGAAATGAATGCTCTTCCCAGccatctcctctgctgcaggagctgccatCAGCTTCACGTGCAAGTGTCAGTGTGTCCTGCGTGTAGTTGTAGTCCACGCTGACAAGCTGGGGTCCCAGATCTAGCCCATGGGCACCTGCACGCGCTGCATCAGCCCAGCGCATCGCCAGCCTCCGTGTCCCTGTCCTGTTGCCAGCCCTCTGTGCCGGTTTCAGGAAACCCACCTTGATCTTTTTGGCCCCCTTCATGTAGTCTTGCTGTCGTGAATTCAGTGGGCAGCAGTGAGGACATGCTGCTTGGACAACAAGAACCGCCCTTTGGCTAGTTGCAGTGTGGATCAGGAAACAAGAGTGGGAACCACGtcaccagctgcagcactgggaggaaaggagagcaaGAGAAGAGCAACCACCTGGCAGCAAGTCATTGTGCCAGACCTGCAAAGGCAAAGGAAGGATAGCATTAAGCCTGCATTAGAGAGCTGGCCACCTGCTCTGGCTCAGAGCAGGGAGGATTATCAGATGCATGAAGCCTTGTGCCAGCTTAAGCTGTtaccacagaaagcagaagggtTGGAACCTGCGTGGAGCCAGGTGAGTAAGGAGTGATAGGAATCTCACCCAACACTGGCTTTGATCTCCTGGAGCTCTTCTGGACAGTGAGGcccctgcagtgcagctgcagaaatatCACAAGCTGATGAGTTTGCTCTATCATGCCAGTAACCCCATCTGCACTACAGTGGATTCCCTGGATTCCAGGGCTCATGACCCGCTGATGGATGCGTCCCACCCAGCAGCCGTTGCAGCTCTACTCCACCAGCTGGTCatctgcagggaggaggatCTGAAGGTACCTGCTCACTGTTCCTACAGGGAAGAAGGCGGCACATTAACTCCTCAGGTTGAAGTATTTGGTGTCACAGAACAGTGCAGACCAGTCAGCCTATTTTAACTCCCATAGGCACATTAACTCCTCAGGTTGAAGTATTTGGTGTCACAGAACAGTGCAGACCAGTCAGCCTATTTTAACTCCCAAATGGATCATTGTAcccaatttaaaatttaatctgCTGCTACATCTCCAGGTGCCAGGGCCACTCCTGTTCTGGCCGGGGAGCAGTGCAGGGGGCAGGTTCTGCAGTGCCAACAGTGCCTCCAATggctcagcagcacagccctccaACTCCATCCTGCCCTGGGCCTGCATATCTATGTGCTCCTCTCAGCAGCCCCGCCGGAGCCTCTTCCTCTGCAAGCAGCTGGTGTGCAGAGAGAGGGGCTCGGACACTGCATCCCTCGAAGGCAGCCAGGGTCTGCACCAGACACATAGCAGTGCATGTGGTTATGAAAGCCACAGGGGACTGGGTGGAGCCaggtggggagggaggctgAGAGCcaccagctctctgcagcttcccacCTTCACCTGCCAGTGCTGCATCCCCAGCATGGCCCACAGCCAGAGCTTGTCATCAGCCAGGCCTTTGCTGCAATGCTGCCCCAGCTGGCTGCCCCCTCAGCATGGCTTGGGCCAAATGCAGCCAGAGCCAACAACCCTCCAGCTTCACTTTAAATGCAAGGGGGAACAGCAACAGGGAGATCACAAGTCAAGCCCTGGCTGTAGTTCCCAGGGGGGCCTGCCTGAGTGCTCCCCCCAGCACTACAGCCAGCAAGATAGCACTGAAACAGGAGTCAgccctgcctcccctgcccATGCTCCTGCCTATGCTTGTTCCCGGTCTGCCCTGAATGCATGCAGCGGCAGAGGCAcaagcagaggagcagcttCAGGCTTGTTTGGTTCCCTCCAAGGCTCTGCCAGATGCTCTgccggggctggagctgccccggGGAGGCCCACAGTGGGGTGACAGGCAGGAGCACAGCTTGTGCCACACATCCGGGTAGAAACTCCGtggcgggcaggcagggcaaACCATAGTCAGCTGTGTGCAGGGCTGGAGACCAGGCCTCTCTATGGCAAAGCCAGGCTCtgctttttgctgcatttttctcaaaCCAGAAAATGGCCCCTTCCAGACTGGCACAGGAAGGGAAAGCCCACTGTGCAGCCCCCAACACCTGATAGCCTTCACCCAGAACGTGCTTCCCTCCCAGACCCTCTCTGCACAATGGAGCCCCAGGTTGTTATCAGAATATCTCAGCAGGCCACACGCAGTCCAGTGCAGCAGCAGTTATAGCAGTGGGAGCACTACAGGCTGCTCCCTTGTGCTGACAACATGCTGAGGCTCCAGCTGGGTGCCAACTGATGCACAGAGATGTACGGTAATGCCAGTGAGGCccagcaaaagcagagatgctgcctgGCGGAGGATGTGGTGCCATCTCGGGCAGCTCTGGTAGTCCAGATGGGGCAGAAGGAGTGGtgggcagagggaggcaggGTCCCCCCCTAGAGTGGgcacccagggctggggcagccccccaAGACGGGCAACCAATGGCAGGGCGCCGGGCACAGggcctgggctgctgcactCCTGCACCCATGGCAGGATGGCACCAACCCACTGCACCGTACCACACTGGCATGGACTGGCAGCTGCCAGACCGCTGCTTCCCTCCCAGGCTGCCATGGTGGGAGGTGCCCAGGGCTTCCAGCACACCACTCCATGTCCAGAGTTCTGCCAGGCCCAACGGGTGCCCAGGATGGGATGCCACTGCTCAGTGGGATTGCCTGGAGCCAGGCGTGGTCATGCCTGTGGGCACAAACTCATGCACAGCCGTGGGCATGGACATGCACATGTGCACAGGGATACAGGCACAaaggcaggggggctgcagcagtgctgagccaGGGGGTGAGGGCTGTAGCCACATCACGGGCCCATTGCCTAGTAGGCTTGGGCAACAGCACCTGAACCCGGGTACATGGGTGCTGGGTGAACTGCAGGCTCAGGGTTCAGCAGGGCCCCACATGCTGCCCCCGGCCAGAAGATACCCACCAGGTGGGGTGGTGGTATCCAGTGTGGCACACTGAGGCACTGGCATGACCAGGAGAGCTAGAAGCACCTGCGAGGAGCCAGTGCCTGGAGTCAGCTGTGCCTGAGTGCTGGAGCCTGAGGCTCTGGCagggcacccccagcccggggCAGTGGGGCAGGCAGTGCCTGGTGTGGGGCCAGAGCAGGTGCCACAGCCCTTTTTACTCCAGGCACAACCCTGGGGTAGGGCTCAGagctccagcccagcagagTTCATGGTGTAGGGCCCTCGCCACTGACCGTGCAGTAACCCTACTCCACTGACAGTAAGCAGGGAGATGCAAAAACTACACAAGATCATCTGCCCTAAATgagtttattttgcaaaataatctcTCAGGACTGATTTAGACCAGAACATAATCTGGGAAATCATCTCACATGGatgcagcccagctcctggccaCGCTTACTGTGCAGACCATTGCTGGTGCCTCCAGGAGGCATTTCCAAGGTCTTTACTGCCCTGGAACCTGGTGACACCTGCCCATGCAGCACAGGACCTGCAGGGCAGGGCCATGGCAGGCTGGTGTCCTGTACCCAGGTACCAGCAGCACTGGGTTGAGCTGGCCTGGAGCACAGCTCCACGATTCCTGGCTCCCTGTTCCAGGGGACAGCACAAGGGCTGGTGGCTCCAGCCAGCAGGTTTCAAGCCGGGAGCTCACCCAGCACAGTTGGCTGTGGCCaggccctgctctgccctggcaccCAGCCCTGTAGCACATTGGGTTCTGCCTGGGGGCCCATGACCACAGGGCATTAACACGAGATGTGGCAGGACCAACAGAGgcaagcacttaaaaaaacatttagtttAATAGGTACAAAAGTCGACATTAAAACACCAATTACACAAAGGCATATGAGGCTGGACACGGGTACCGTTACACTGTGGACATCTTCACAGACACTTGGGACCTAGATGCTCGCGCCAAGCAGCATGGCTGGGCCAGCACGGGGCTCAGCGTGGGATGCAAAACCCAGGCACAGAGAGGGTTTTGGCCAGCTGAGCTCCATGCTGCTGGGGAGCACTTGACTGTTGGTAATACTGCTGCCCCAAGCCTCTTCGCATGGCTCCGGCCATGGCTGCCATGTACTCGCTGGTGCTTAGAAAGCACAGAGGAGGTGGTGACCACAGCCACATGGACAGACAGAACAAATACAGCTGCACCGTTGCGTGGGGAAGCCAGTGGGAGGGAAAGCAGCATTGCTGACAGCAGCTTCCATGGTGGGAGGGCCATGCTGGTGTCATGGCCCCTTGGCAGGGTCGGGGGATGGCAGAGACCAGCCCCGGATCACCAGCACTCCCACCCACCCTGGAAACTCATCTCCATGACCTCTGCTCTAAGAGGGGAAAGGGCAGCACACGACCCAGCTCCACAGTCCTGACTCTGGGACTCGCTCCCTGTGGGAGAGGGGGGTATACCATGTGGATCATCATCTTGTCCCCCAGCAGGAATACTGGCAGCGGTCCACAGAGTGCTGGTGCCTGGTCCCTCAgactgcagcagccccagggccaAGGTCCAGTCCAGGGTGGTGCAGAGGCTTTTCTACTATGGCACAAGATTCCTCTGTGTTTTTCCCTTCCATGCTGTTCCGAATCCCGTAGccaaaataaatcataaaacCTGCAGGACAGTTTCTACAATGAAGTGTGCAGCAGTGGGCTGCCAGTGTAACAGCTCCCCAGGGGAGACCCTGCAGGCACTGCACTCCCCTCTGCAAGACACCTACCCACAGCCATCCAGATGGCAAACAGCACCCAGGTCGCAGCACTCAGCTGTACCATCAGCAGGATGTTAATGCAGATGCTAAAGATTGGCAGGAGTGGGAGGAAAGGTACCTGCGAGGGACAAGAGGTGCCATATCAGCTATGCCTTGAGGGACCCAGCTGCTCCTGGCCACAGAGGGATCCTACCCCTGCCACAGCCCAGAGAGCACCCAGGCACTTCACACTGGGGACCGCACCTCAGAGCACCACATCTTGGGGCCCTGGGCTTTCCTGGACAGTGACTGCCCAGCAGTGAGCCCTGGCAGACCCTGCAATGGCCCTGCCAGGGGTCCATGGGGGTGCAGACAATGAGCTGCTGGGGGTTGCACTCACTTTGAAGTTCAACTGTGCATTGCTTTGTGGCTGCATCCAAACGATGATGATGGGAATGAGCAGAGCCACGAGAAGCACCACCAAGGCCACAATCCATCCCACATTGGCATCCTTCAGCGCAGTCACCTTGAGGGTCAGGACCACGCAGATGACTGTGATCAGTGTGGCTGCAAGAGAGGGGGCAGTCAGGGGGCTGCATAACATGTGGCCTCCTTGGGACTCCGAGCTTCACCAgcggctgggctggggcacCCACTCCTCTCAGTCAGGTGTGAGTCCAGCATGTGCTGTCTCCAACACCAACTCTGAAGCCTCAGGAAAGCGCTTTGCTGGGGGAACTCACCAGCCCAGCAAGCTGAGGGGATCCTGCACTTGGCTGAGCTCGAACCCAGCTCTGACACTTACCCAGACCTGACTGAGTTGCCCCGTTCTGGCTGCACAATGAAGCTACTGATGGATGGATCAAACCTCACTGGCTGAGCCCGAGTGCTCTCGGGGGGCCGGGAACCATTCTTGCTGGGTGGCCATCCTGGGCCAAGTGTGTCACAGGGAGCTCCTGTGACTACCCGCACATGCCTGGCTCAGCACCCGCATCCTTCATCAGCCCTCATGTGCCCCAAGccccagctgtgccctgcgCTTGGCACCCTGCTCAGGGCACCTGCTGGCGTTGCCAATAGCAgctggcagcctgtgctgcccagcacctctctgctgcccagcacctctcctctgcccaGCGTGTCTACTGTCCCTTCCTGGCTCTGTGGAGACATGCCAAAACACTCTGGCccctggcaggaggggacaTCACCCATGGGCTCCTGCTCACTCACCGATGACCGAGACACAGGCATAGACAATGCGCCCTGAGAGCATGGTGGGGGTGTCTCTGGGCGGGTTGAAGAGTGTTGCCAGGGACAGCATCTCTTTCTGCTGGGCGCTGGCAGCAGTGACGGTCGGGTTCATGATCACCCTCTCCTCCTCATTGCCGTTCAGCTCCAGCATTTCCATGGCCTTTGGGGAGTTCAGCTGCCCAGACTGGTACCTGAGTAGATGGGACAAGCTGCAGCAGAACCCGAAGAACTTCCCAGCCCAGGGGGACAGTGGGCAGCACTGTCATACCCTTCCCACTCCTCCAGCCCCATgtgctgctctggcagcagcacgACGATGGCCATGCCATGGATGAGCCCAGAGACACTGCAGGCTCTTCTGAGCAGCATCCATCTTGGGGACTTGATGCTTCCCTGGGCTGTGTACCCCCAAGAAAAAGCTGTGTCCACAAGCCTTGTGCTCAACACAAGGCACATCCACCCCTGGCACCGCCACGCGAGAGGAGGCACCCACCGGAGGATAAGCACGCACACTGCTACCAGGGAATAGGCCAGCAGTGTGCCGATCGACATGAGGTCCACCAGGTCCTTCAGGTCAAGCAGGAAGGCCAACATCGCTGCAACAAGGACATGCAGCATGAGCATGGCTCTGGACCGCCATGGGGCTGAGtgtgaggcagcagctgggaaccTTACCCGCAAGGAGCCCTGAGGTGATGGTGGCTGACAGAGGGGTCTTCGTGCGGCTGTTGATGGTGGAGAGGAACTTGAAAAGCAGCCCATCCTCTGCCATGGCATAGATCACACGGGGCATAGGGAACATAGAGCCCAGCAAGCTGCCATGGGGAAAGATAGCTCAGGGCCTGCCAGGCAAACTGTCAACACCCACCACCCAAACAGGGATGGGACCAGCTCTGTGCCAGGAACAGGACAGCAGCTGGATGGGGCAaacccccagcacagctggaacATGTGCTGCTGGATCCTGTGCCATGCCAGGCAGGGCCAGAGATGGAGCCAGTCCTACCTGGTGGAGAGGGCACAGAGTGAACCGACAGCAACAGCGTAACGGGCGGGCTCCCAGCCTACTGCCTTGAAAGCCTCAGGCAAGGGGCTCTCCTTGTTCAGGAGGAAGTAGGGCACCATGAGGGTCAGGGCTGCGGAGACCCCAAAATAAGCCACAAAGCAGATGAGGAGGGACACAATGATGCCAATGGGGATCGAACGCTGTGGGTTCCTGGCTTCCTCGCCTGTATGGAGACAAGAGGCAGGGATGGACACTCCGCAGCAGCAGGGACTTTCCATGGCagcgtggggctgggcagcagcaggcaggggctggtggAGAGGAGAAGTCCCCAGCCGTGATGCTGCACTGGCAAAGGCTTCGgcactgctgagagcagaggtgcatggctgcagccccagcttgCAGGCACGAAGCCgcccagcagctgggcttgCAGCCCCCTGGGCCGTGCCAGCCCTCTGcccccaccagcagctcccGCTCCCAGCAGAGCCTGCTGAATGCAGATCCTCTGCGCATGTGGGCACAGCGATGCAGCCACCATGCCCTCTGCCCCCTGGCCTTTTCAAAGGCATGCTCTCCAGCTGCACCATGCTCCCTGGAAAGGGGCCCAGCAGCTGGcataggaaggaaggaaggcagctgccaggcaggCCATGGGGGCGGGGAGGCACAGGCAGGGAGGTCAGGCAGAACAGGCTGTACCAGCCACCCACTAAGTAGATTCCTTGGGGAATGAGAGGAAATTAAGAGGGCTCCCTGCACTCCAGAGAGCGGTGGTTCTGCATTAACTCAGTCATTTAGAAAAACGTGGCTCGAGTCTGGAAAATAACCAGGAGGCACTAGCAATTCCCAGTGCTGTTGCAGCCTCAACTTGGCCACGGAAAGGCTCACACTgccctgggagctgcctgcacaggcaggGTGCAGCCCCACTCCCGCTGCGCAATGCGGGAAGCCCCTTTTCCTGAGGCAGGGCAGTCTGGGGTCAGAGCTGCCAGGGAAACCTCCAAGGAGCAGTGGGACAGGCTGTTTCCCACGCCACGGAGCATTCTCCCTGGCGAGTCCCAGCCAGccaccagctgtgctggggaaaTGCCCATGCCACCCTCACCCAAGGCAGTACCTGTGGTGGCAATGCAGTCAAATCCCACGAAGGCGTAGAAACAGGTAGCAGCGCCAGTCAGGATCCCTTCTAGTCCAAAGGGGATGAACCCGCCGGAGCCAAAAGCTTTATTcctggaaaggagggaagagagcagCTGCCGTGGGGTGCATGGACAGCAGGGCCGGtgccagccctgtgctggaCCCTGGCTTGGCACAGTTACTCTCCTCACCTGACATCATCCAGTGGGTCCAGGTGTGAGAGGTTGATGTAGTCCTCCACCGAGAGCTGCCAGTTCTTGATGTCTCCCTTCACAAAGCCGGCAATTATGACGAAGCCCAGCACCATCAGGTTCACTGCCGTGAAGATTTTGTTCACGAGGACGGATTCGTTGACGCCAAAggccagcagtgctgcagggatggAAAAGATGAGTGAGGAGCCGTCGGGCTCCCATGCCACCACCCACAGTGCCACGGAGCCACTCCTACACACTCACCAGTGAGGAGCCCAATCAGGATCAGGGCAAAGAAGTCTGGGCGCTCAGCCAGCACCCCTGGTAGGTGCACTGTGGTCTTGTTCATGAAGAAGGTGGAGATGTGGTTGCCGATGATGTTGTCAAATGCTGCGCTCCAGGCTCGAGCCACGCTGGCCGTGCCTGATTGATGGCAAATCTGTGCATCAGTCCAAGCCAAGGGCAGAGCGGCACTGgtc encodes:
- the SLC7A3 gene encoding cationic amino acid transporter 3 isoform X2, encoding MNKTTVHLPGVLAERPDFFALILIGLLTALLAFGVNESVLVNKIFTAVNLMVLGFVIIAGFVKGDIKNWQLSVEDYINLSHLDPLDDVRNKAFGSGGFIPFGLEGILTGAATCFYAFVGFDCIATTGEEARNPQRSIPIGIIVSLLICFVAYFGVSAALTLMVPYFLLNKESPLPEAFKAVGWEPARYAVAVGSLCALSTSLLGSMFPMPRVIYAMAEDGLLFKFLSTINSRTKTPLSATITSGLLAAMLAFLLDLKDLVDLMSIGTLLAYSLVAVCVLILRYQSGQLNSPKAMEMLELNGNEEERVIMNPTVTAASAQQKEMLSLATLFNPPRDTPTMLSGRIVYACVSVIATLITVICVVLTLKVTALKDANVGWIVALVVLLVALLIPIIIVWMQPQSNAQLNFKVPFLPLLPIFSICINILLMVQLSAATWVLFAIWMAVGFMIYFGYGIRNSMEGKNTEESCAIVEKPLHHPGLDLGPGAAAV
- the SLC7A3 gene encoding cationic amino acid transporter 3 isoform X1; this translates as MFGGRITSVGKKLIRRRVVDLSSEDTRFARCLSTLDLIALGVGSTLGAGVYVLAGEVAKEMAGPSIVLCFLVAALSSVLAGLCYAEFGARVPKTGSAYLYSYVTVGEIWAFTTGWNLILSYVIGTASVARAWSAAFDNIIGNHISTFFMNKTTVHLPGVLAERPDFFALILIGLLTALLAFGVNESVLVNKIFTAVNLMVLGFVIIAGFVKGDIKNWQLSVEDYINLSHLDPLDDVRNKAFGSGGFIPFGLEGILTGAATCFYAFVGFDCIATTGEEARNPQRSIPIGIIVSLLICFVAYFGVSAALTLMVPYFLLNKESPLPEAFKAVGWEPARYAVAVGSLCALSTSLLGSMFPMPRVIYAMAEDGLLFKFLSTINSRTKTPLSATITSGLLAAMLAFLLDLKDLVDLMSIGTLLAYSLVAVCVLILRYQSGQLNSPKAMEMLELNGNEEERVIMNPTVTAASAQQKEMLSLATLFNPPRDTPTMLSGRIVYACVSVIATLITVICVVLTLKVTALKDANVGWIVALVVLLVALLIPIIIVWMQPQSNAQLNFKVPFLPLLPIFSICINILLMVQLSAATWVLFAIWMAVGFMIYFGYGIRNSMEGKNTEESCAIVEKPLHHPGLDLGPGAAAV